Part of the Mytilus galloprovincialis chromosome 14, xbMytGall1.hap1.1, whole genome shotgun sequence genome is shown below.
AATGCTGAGCGAAACAAATTACTCAAAATCCCAAGTCAATTGCAGGTTCTACAGAAAATGAGGCAGATCAcactctacatgtggcacccgccattgccatttttatattaattttgatctTATTGTTCAGATTGTATGTGAGAGTTTAGATCAAAATTACCGTTTTAGAATTGAAAAAGATTGTTAGTAAACTGACTAGTCTATTTCGGTAATACCAAATTCGAGATCACGACGACGGAATTGAGGTTACAACATCTGGAGCATATCCGTCAAAGGTGAAACAGGTATTCCAATAAAGTCAACCTATTCATGATGGCGGTCGTACACTTTCAAAAGAATAACTCTAACGTCACTGTTTGAAGTCGATTgttttatagaaataagaagaaatggtatgagtggcaatgagacagctctccacaatagaccaacatgacacagacaaaACAACACAGTACGGCTTTTAACAACAACAAGCTGGAAAATTTgttgtaaaatacatttttgcCTGGTCTGAATAACGACATTCtaatgtttattttaataatgcttttttattaaacatgtttaatttagACAATTGTAGTTTCCAAGAAAACCATTTCTGTTCATATAACAACTGTTTAGAGAAGTACCGCGATGGTAAAGGCAACCCGTCAACaaaatgtaagaattaatttaacGAATCCTTCACAACACAAATCTTAAAACACTGATTAcactaaactagaggctctcaagagcctgtgtcgctcaccttggtctttgtgcatattaacaatggacacagatacattcatgacaaaatggtgttttggtgatggtaatgtgtttgtagatctttctttaatgaacattcttgttgctacaattatttttatctataatgaacttggcccagtaattacagtggaaaatatttcctaaaaatttacaaaaattaacaaaaatttatgaaaattgactatacagggcaaaaactccttaaggggtcaattgacaattttggtcatgttgacttatttgtagatcttattttgctgaacattattgctgtttacagtttatcgctatctataataatattcaaaataaaaactaaaatcgtcaaaatgtccttaaaattaatAGTTcgggggcagcaatccaacaacaggttgtccgatttgtctgacaatttcagggcagatagatcttgacctgataaaaaatttaaccccatgtcagatttgctctaaatgctttggtttcagagatataagccaaaatctacatttcacccctatgttctatttttagccatggcggccatcttgatttgttaaactagataccctaaagatgattgtggccaagtttggattaatttggcccagtagtttcagaggagaagatttttgtaatagattacaaggatttacgaaaaatggttaaaaattgagtataaagggcaataactcctaaagaggtcaactgaccatttcggttatgcagacttatttgtaaatcctactttgctgaacattattgctgtttacaatttatctctatctataataatattcaagataatagcccaaaaacggtataatttccttaaaattgcaattccagagcagcaacccaacaacgggttgtccgattcgtctgacaatttcagtgcagatagatgttgacctgataaacaattaaacctcatatcagatttgctatcaatgctttggtttcagagttataagccaaaaactacattttacccctatgttctttttttagcaatggtggccatcttggttggttggccgggtcacgccacatattttttaaactaaataccccaacgatgattgtggccaagtttggttgaatttggcccagtaatttcagaggagaatatttttgtaaaagctaacgacgaaggacgccggacgcaaagtgatgagaaaagctcacttagcgaAATCTAAAACTGATCGGAATCGGGTTTTTCAACAAGTCAGAGTTTGGATTCTATATAGGATGAAATTAAACTAAAAAACTTGTTTTATAGTATAAATAGTAGAACTAAAATACAATTTCCTACATAGACGTATGCTATATTGTGTACCTCCACTTCGTAAAATGTAAAATGAACTTTTTCGATTTTAGTCAAATTTgtaattaatatataatttttatgtacgtgtttttttatatatcagaTGCACGAGGAGACCGTCTCTCCGTCTGAATTAAGCATTTATTTTTGTCTTCTATAtcacaaacaacaatcaatttaTATCCCAATCAACCTAGAAATTGTCCCgattctataaaatataatgtaaaaataaTTCTAACACCTCTATGTATTTTTCTATGGAGTttagaaaaacaaacaatatcgAAATTCACAATAAAAAACCATACTTTGATTAAATCTGACAACGCCACGACAAACAAAACACAGTAAAACAACAAACAAGCGTTAATGTACAAAGTTCATTaaggactgagcaacacgaacccaatatAACACTGTGGCTGAACCTTTATAACACAAGGTGCCCCGAAAGTCAGATGGAAGTTACATTCGCATCGGttaatacattgtacatttatttcagtGATCAAAGATACTACAGGTTTGATCAACAAAACTGCCGGATTGGTCATTAAATCAGGTGCGATGAAATGCTTCTTTGAAGTATTGCCTTTTTCAtattatcattttgaaaaatacagGTCGCATATTCAAACTTGTTTATTTACTTATTCGtcaacattttttcttcttcaaatattGGAAACCATGTGTTATAGGCAGATGTAATTCATAGATATTTCTTTGTCTCGCTTTTACGCAAAAGTGAAATAAGTCGTTGCTTGcaaaaatataacaatactttaaaaaaatttaaatgtaatttcTATTATCAACAGTTTATCATAGTCCGTTATATCTGTAACACGTTGACGTTGTGGTTAAATGTAGTTTCTGAAGAATTTAGGGTATGGTTGATTATGAGGTTCTCTAAAACATGGACATGTCATTGTGCGAGCGGAACCTTCTGTAATTAGTTCCTGTTTTCTCCTGATTTTTTGTGTAGTATTATATAGAATTTGgctaaaacaaatattcatttttctGCCCGAGAAGGGTAGAAAAACATTTGTATGCAAGAGAGAATCATTatcaatgaaaatacaaaattacaaaaacataaaCTGATATAGTTATTAAGAATCATAGATACCATTGTATCACAAAATCCCGACAGGGCACCAGACCAATGCATACAATGTACCAGTTTATCACaattaaattgaaagttttgtgtGTATTCCTCAAAATTAACACAAATGACGAATGTTGAAATGAGTTTTAATTatataacatacatttgtaaaatatcaaatttttaaatgagTTATCAAACACATGTTGGTTCGAACTAAACAGTACAATTTTGATACGACTTTTTCTACTTTTTCAGATGGTTCGGTTTGTCTTCATGGCATACAGTCTGTTGTACCTATATTTACCTTGGTGATTCTTCCTAGAATCATGCTATAGAGCATAAGTGTCATAAACTTACTGACATATGTGTAAATTGATATTCGAATGAAGTAAACTATCATGTGATGTGGCGGATGTTTAACAGTGTGATGAGGACTATCAAAATGtaataatgaacaaaaatttaattgacatcgtagattattaattttattgtttaaatttctttatttttatcactGATGGATTCTAACAGAATCGGTTGATAATACATTTGGACACAACTAACTACATTTAGTAAGCAATATCGTCTATCATTTGTTTCAACAGGACTGTAATTTGTCCTCATACTAAAACTTTAATCATGAAATTAACCTATTGTATGTAAATTTATACTTATCTAAGACTAAGTAAAACTATTCAAAGAGTTACCTGACAGTACACAATGTATATATTGACATGAAATGTATATAGTTGTTCCATGCTTGTGAGTGTTTTTGTGCTGTGTAAGTACTGTTTTGTACCATAgcttatatatacaatataatttgttttccATCGGCATTCAAAATGTGCCGACATTCATTCATTTGATATAATAAACTACCAACGCCAATGTATCCTATTATTTGATTTTCACAACCTACAGTATGACTTCCAAtgatattcaaattatttactaTACAAATTATTCCTGTTACTATAATCATAACAACCAGTGACAAATATGTACAATATTATTTGATGTAATATCCAATCACTAATGTTAGAAACAATATTaatgtcataaaacaaataacaagtaaATACAATCTCAAGAAAAATCCATCTAATATTTGACTTATATCTTTCCATGTCAATGAATTAAATTCCCCAGAATGCTTTTCGGTGGTTTCAGGTACACTTTCTTTAGCTTCTCCGTATGGTTGCACTTTTCGTCCACACAAACATGAACTATCTTTCCAACATGCAAATTTTGCCAAGCAGCTAGTCGACATCTTCATAAGCCATTTGGGAACTGGAATTTGTTCGTCTTTATGATGACAATCTAATACATATATAGTTATGATAACGGACAGGACACCTAAAGCTAGGACAAACAGTAAATAAATAGCTGAAAAAGAAATATCTTATAAAAAGTATAGTACTTCAAATCGTATCGTTGGTGATAATCCAATACACAGCCCAGTAAATAATTATGACAACTCGCAGCGAGAAATAATAAAGGTACATGTAGATATGTAGGCacttgtttcataaaaaagaagtTCTTATATAACTTAACACATCAACACAGGGTAATTAACTcgcattttttaaaatatcatccCGGTCGGGAATTTCCGTTATATTTCGATTTCAAGATTGTCAACTGAAACTTGTTATGCCGTGAATCTAGATTGATATGTCTAGACAATGGTGTATAAAACACCTAACTTTGTTGTCGGTATCATTCGTAGCAGGCCTCCCCAAGTCAATCGTAAAAATTTCGTATAGCAACAACCAATTGGAAACATAATACTTGCAAATAGGTAAAGAGCTGGAATAACAATTTGAAAGAACATTTCTGCAAAATTCGTGTTTCTTTTTAGGATATACGCTACTCTATTTCAAATTAACAAATCGTTTTACAAGTCTGATAtaaattgataattaaaaaaaaaacagaacttaaaaaaaaaagaaacaatttataaGTCCGTGTCCTTGTTTCTGAGATATAGGCATtggaaaatttggcgggaaatgttTCTGTCTAGGTTTGTCATTCATTTACCATTGTCAGCTTTTtcctttcaaaaactatgaaacaaATACAAGAATTTCATAAGATTTAAGatatattgactatatattcATTCTTCACGGTTTAATTTGAAACACTGTTGTTTCAATAATTCTGATTCAAAAAGACAATAGCTGGTGTTTAAttaaatgacttttaaaaaacatttccaACAAAATACACGATTTTCATTAATGGCGATGCTAAAAACTTACATGCAATTCAAAGGATATTAGCATCCTACAATTTCTTGATGTTTATTCTTAGACATACTTACTTAAAACAGAGGTAGAACTTGATGTGGACGGCATGTTATCAGATATAATAGTGAGATAGACAGCGTATGCTAGTAGAACAGTTAGAGAATATCCTATCCTCTCTCCCGAATCTGGCGGTAATTTGAATACCATTGAACTCAGGAACGCTAACAGAACCATTGGAATCAGGGAATTCAACACGTGGAATACCGGTCTACGCTTGAATATTAATGTGAACGTTATTTCTGGTGTAGAAGAACCCTCTCTAGTATTTGAGGTCGTAAAGGCTGAAAACCCTTGGTATGTCCATTCTCCGTTCTCCTTGTAGTATTCCAAACGAACAGCTTCCTGCGAAACATACAGTGCTATCTCTATTGACGTATAACCCCACGTGGTAATAATGACATCACATGATTGGGTATCGAAAGGATAATATGTCACATCTGTCTCACAGTGTGTAATGTAGATTCCAGAGGGTGTCCAAATGACAGAGCCACTCGATTGAACTTTCATCAGGACATTTGCGTCACTCACTATCGAAATATCACGCACGCTACAAAGAAGGACAAAAGATAACACATTTAACTTTATATGATAATCCAAAGTGTTTAGGCATGTTTTTGCAgcagtattttaaaatatattttttttctatattggtCTACTTTGAGATAAATACATTTGCATAATGCATAACATATTCGGGAATATAATATGATAATGTACCAATGTAGAACACAAAACGTACACAtgtattcgaaataacataatgAACCGATGTAGAACCCCTATCGTATTCGAAATAACATATTGTACCAATGTAGAACACCTAAAGTATTCGAAATAAGAAACTGTACCAATGTAGAAcgtatttgaaataacataatgtACCAATGTATACACATGGACAaaaaatattgcaacaccaaattgaaattcaaattaaaaaaaaacactctttatttttttgtgatataatttgtttaaatcgaactagttaaacattatttaaatctcACCTGAATTTAATCAATAactatcgactcgataagttcttatctgcacatgcagcaaCTGTATccgtaaacaataaaaaaagagatttttatcctcattgttttcaacactttaaataaccaagtttttataaagttatgtgatggACACCTTGAAATTGGTCATCTACAACTCTTAACTGAAGCAAGATGGCATATTATCAGCATtagagaagcaggtatgtcgctgtgacaattgcacgtattgttgtTCATCACctttccactataagtcgttttgagaataaaactcgggcaacaaacgatgttaaagaccttccgagatcaagaagacctcctataacatctgctagggaaaatcaagcaaaatgaaggttggtcaaaaggaaacccattgcaaacaatacaatccttAAAAGAGAATGGTGGtcatacaggagcctttaaacaagaactgttcgaaatcgactcatcgctactggttatcgtgcgataagaccatttcggggacctttaCTTACGGACAGACACACAGttgtccgtatccaatgtagtgcagagctcgcaaACGTTGGAAATTAGTATCGTAGAGGAAGATCCTTTGTTCCAATGAAATTCTCTTTATCTTCCTTGGctcgatcgtagcccggatttgaaccaaaTCGatcatatatgggacactattggccgtaaagtgcgcgaaaggacacaccagttcaaacacgtcataaaataaacaatgcccttcatcaggaATGGTTGTTGTTACCTAAGAAACATattagtcgacttatggcaggaatTAGAAGATGTTTAGAGGCgcttatccgtttgaatggaggctgcgcacaaaatACTTATTATTTGACATATAAcaatcaaccatgatgtgaacaatcatcttaagattaattttggaAATGTCTGAGATTGTAAAGTTcaactacagtaaaagttgtaaaatgcattttttgtaaaaaaagacttcattttgttatcaaagttgtggtaagataaaaaaaaatttcaaacatttttttgttcgctttaatgccaatgttatcattaattatgtttcaatattatttttcaattatttcatcatattccatccaaaataagaggctgatttttcaagttttaaaaattcaaggtgttgcaatacttttttccatgtgtatagaacACCTAACGTATCCGAAATAGCATAATGTATCATTGTAGAACACCTTACGTATTGGATTTAACATCATGTTCCAATTTAGAACaccttacatgtacatgtacgtattcgaaataacataatgTACCAATGTAGAACACTTTAcgtattcgaaataacataatttTCAAATGTAATGCATCTTACGTATTCGAAATAAGATAAGGTACATTGTATCTATGTAAAGCATCTTACGTGTTCGAAATAAGAAAAGGTATCAATGAGTGTGTGAAGGCCTTGTGTGAGATTAACAATTGTATGTTAAATGAgttaccttcgttaaataaagaatttattattattattattattataggaGCACCCTACGTATTCGGAATAAGATCAAGTATCAATGCAACCATGTTACGTATTCGGAATAAGGAACTGTATCAATGTGAAGTATATTACGTAGATATAGtaatgtggtgtgagtgccaatgagacaactctccctccaaataacaatttataaaagtaaaccattataggtcaatgtacggccttcaacacggagccttggctcacatcgaataataagctataaagggccccaaaattactagtgtaaaaccatgtATACGTACATGTATTCGTTATAAGATGATGTATCAATGTAAAGCACCTTACGTATTCGGAATAAGATCTAGCATCTTACGTATTCGGAATAAGATCTAGCATCTTACGTATTCAGAATAAGATCTAGCATCTTACGTATTCAGAATAAGATCTAGCATCTTACGTATTCGGAATAAGATCTAGCATCTTACGTATTCAGAATAAGATCTAGCATCTTACGTATTCGAAATAAGATAATGAATTAATGTACAACATCTTATGTATTCTGAATAAAGATAATGTATCCATGCGTGTAGAGCACCTAATTTATTTGGAATGAGATAATTAAgtatcttctttttaatatatgttCTTTAAGGTAATtcagcaatcacaccacatcttctttttatatgtgaCAAAGGGGAATTTAAACTgcctttgaaaaaaaaggaactTGTAAGATAGGTTTAGAAATATAGTCTCGCCACAGTGTACCTAGTATGCACTCCATAGTATGGATTTGTTTCAAATGTTCTTTAATTTAATGAGATGCTGACACCCTGTGGgataaaataattttcaaaagtctATCGGACAGTGTTGTGGATTTAAACACACTTCTTTACGCAAATTGAACacccttaggcagcaaccatttgattttctgggggggctatggtttttttttctgtgcaaactttttttttcgcctgcggcgaaaaacaatctatttttttcgcgacaagtcgaaaacaatttttttctttcaattttagcattacatatagtggcagctgagggtgaaacaaacaatttttttttctcagaatcaaaaacaaattatttttttctccaaaaactggaaacaaacttttttttccaaaaaaaaccatagccccccccagaaaatcaaatggttgctgccttactaaAGTAAAAGACAGTTTTCTGACACACGGGAGAAGTCCCAGGATGATTATTTTAAACTGCAGTTTACCCACTGGACTTCTTTTGTGGGGAATCTTGTTTTCATTAAATGGATATGAGACTTATTTCAATATAAGTTTCAATAATTGTAATAGAAAAGATTTGTTAAATTACGAAAATCAAAACTTGCACGTTTTATATATGGGAGGTACCGACTGAACGTCACGCATTCTTTAAGTCTTTAAAATATAGTCTGagttagaaacaaaaaaaaactttttttcaaacaatGAATTGACTTACGAATTTTCAATAATAAGAGCCGGTCGCCATATATATTCTTCGTTACTGTAAATAGCCGGTATATTTGTATTATAGGTAACATCTTGTGACCAGTCTAACCTCTGATCATCCCAAAACTGTAATTAAAACGGAGTACATAGAGACTTGATAAGGTTATGAATGTATTGagtttttaaactgaattttactgtatgTATTGCTGTGTGCTTACTCTagtacattggttagaggtacaGGGGCgaattgagatctcacaaaatatgtttgatccCGCCGCACTTTTGCATCTGtcaaaagtcaggagcctctggcctttttagtcttgtgtgtttttgttcaaatttagtttatttgggagtttagtgtgacgtttATTACATTTTGTTAAGGAGACAAATGAATCTAGACCCTTTGATAGCCTTCGGATGTTTGCTGATTTCTGGTTAGGTTGatgtctctctgacacattccgtatttctattcaaaattttatcttataaaataccataaaaatgtataaaaattaggAATTTGACCAAATGTTGGTAGATATTGGCAGAAGATAGTTTTTCAATGTCGAACAGACAAATTATACGATTGCCCAATACAAGGAAGATTGCAGACTTATTTCTGAGGTCGGGCAAATAGTAGATATTTTCCGATATCTGTCAGATTGGAAGGAAACTGATTTCGAGCACCTGTATTTCTGTCTTACCATTGTTAGATATCCAGCTATTGACATCGACTGGTCACTTATACTCTAAAACGAAAAACAGATAGTGTATCATGAATAATCTGACAGTCACTATATTTAGATGAAAAACAGAAATAACAGTGAtgcatattaacttttttttaaatccacaACCACTTCATTTAATTCCCTTTCAAATAATATCAATTCGTGGTAGTATATTTATAAGGAGGGGGAGGGGTCGGAGGGGTCCTTTAAgttatcccgaaatcccgggcttaaaactatgaaatcccgaggtcccgaatttaaagaaattaaatccccggatcccgaaaggatcaatcccgaaatcccaagcGTAAAAACACCCGATCCGGACGTCCCGAAAAGGTACCCCTCTATATTActcttatatgatttgcaaatCTACAAATATCCGATGTTATGTCTGTGTGACATTTACATTGAAACCCCTTGAACTTTGTATCTAAAATCCTCAAAGTTCTCATCTCATGTGTGTGAGTTTTTACATTCAATTTCAACTTTCATGGACTAACAGTATTCAATAAATGTGTATCGATCAAATGTCACAGCGAAATCGAATAGACTGACAGTGATAGAAGCTTtgaagcgatatctgtatagtatgcAATTACACGACAGACTAGCGATAAATTTTGGGTTGTTAACACAgccacttgtttctatccatggaagccccactatcaacgtatattaaTGACTAACTACTCCTTGATAGTGgacttcccatggatagaaacaagtgcctgtggttgtTAATATAAGTTATATGATTCGATACTGACCCTCTACGGATCAATAGAAGATTTTATTCACCTTCTTAGATATCTAAGATATCTGTCTTTATAAATTGGTTATCTCCCTAGTGAAGTGTAGATATCGATTATTCTCACAATTAAATGAAGATATCAGTATATATAGTAGGTAGAAAAATAGACAATAAATGTTGGTGTCTGTAAATATGAGCTGTATTAGTACGAGGCTAAGAAACAGGTGGTAATGCGAGCTTCAGCGACTTAATACTCCTGTTCCGAACCGAGGAAAAGCACCTGATATTCAAAGACACATAATATATATTGTCTTATAGATTCTGGTatctattttgtacattttttaacaTGCCAATcgttaaaaatgtatttaaattaaatCGACCTGACTTAAACGCAGACCACAATGATGACCCCCCAATTAAACTGTCATGTAAACAGTAGTTTCACAAAACCGTGTGCTTGCAACAGAAGCAGGATACAAGGAGACTTTGTCATTTATACgtttaaatctttgttttatctGTACATCTGTATGGTAGAATGATTCATCGCATGATAAAGAACAATTCAATGTTTTGTGTACTTACCAACGAATTAAGAGTAATGATATTTAACGCCACAGTTACATTTACTTGAGCTAAAGGTCTGACAAAAAGATTGTAGGTTGTTCCGATTCCAAGGGACGATCTCAGATTGTCTTCCAATGCAAAACTATAGGCTGGTTCGACATTTGTAATAGCTACAAATAGACAATTAGTATATTGCAgccataatttgatattttttt
Proteins encoded:
- the LOC143058499 gene encoding acetylcholine receptor subunit beta-like, yielding MLVVIPVLLLTTAITNVEPAYSFALEDNLRSSLGIGTTYNLFVRPLAQVNVTVALNIITLNSLSISDQSMSIAGYLTMFWDDQRLDWSQDVTYNTNIPAIYSNEEYIWRPALIIENSVRDISIVSDANVLMKVQSSGSVIWTPSGIYITHCETDVTYYPFDTQSCDVIITTWGYTSIEIALYVSQEAVRLEYYKENGEWTYQGFSAFTTSNTREGSSTPEITFTLIFKRRPVFHVLNSLIPMVLLAFLSSMVFKLPPDSGERIGYSLTVLLAYAVYLTIISDNMPSTSSSTSVLTIYLLFVLALGVLSVIITIYVLDCHHKDEQIPVPKWLMKMSTSCLAKFACWKDSSCLCGRKVQPYGEAKESVPETTEKHSGEFNSLTWKDISQILDGFFLRLYLLVICFMTLILFLTLVIGYYIK